A genome region from Hevea brasiliensis isolate MT/VB/25A 57/8 chromosome 9, ASM3005281v1, whole genome shotgun sequence includes the following:
- the LOC110632123 gene encoding uncharacterized protein LOC110632123 isoform X1, with translation MSETISSCQHSTSTIDPADHLPLSILRSDTIPPAPTRSGATIDWLPEFAGYAWIAYGASSLLVISHFPSPLSSDEFLIGPILRQVFELSGDHSSAVTAVSWSPVTPSIGELAAASDNCIYVFSHDSGSSKGSFCWSQNAVLLQSTKVEAIKWTGSGDGILAGGIDVILWRRRNRSWEIAWKFKRDEPQNLVSATWSIEGPSATAAYPSKLHIKGPSSASKCVLVCYGDSISEYEKFELRHPQPVFMLQWRPLTARPSQRDAKYFPRNMLLTCCLDGTARLWTEVDNGKVRKFGKENNDRKTSRKFFCVAAVIEINQVLNGNLGTDIFLNWAIESGGIYRTGEDTNQIFSTERYGHDRVGRCEWFIGFGPGTVITFWAIHCLDDVSPMRFPRVTLWKRQELQDLEGGHLHGADFSKFNDSLLLNKVIILRNCLSGPPEICSLVHLLPCNSLVWSLLHTQRFGDIENTLFNNSRVYKYLSYSARGVLNGGHTGKILEVAMHPYIYELELAASLDSNGLVLFWSVSTISNCNLDFSTFIPTWKLCGKFVTNDSCSKYTSLKWAPSVLDEDCVLLMGHVGGIDCFLVRISQIEGEEDIVCHFICTIPLTGHGPYEDGVLNIFAIPLPSTCDKTFEYNKFMLLGVWMKSFQALSWEVTLHSYDLPATSCECNFDDQNSPMFTWKFENTFANKRYCLGVNPCSSQFPEPYSHDQITSFSVVGPGNLIPMHEKLGFDRGSCCCVPAYIMATGFSDGSLKLWRSNSSKLRTPHSQILWELVGKFVAHQGPVNAICLTDCGQKIATISVASKIDGTSILHIWDSINLIGAGCFVLEDILSIDGDVVALNWLALGNGRLFLGVCTQNNLQVYAQKCSGGQTLVKLGKSLNLHNWTCIAVTHTFPAIHDLLWGPQAAAVIVHDNYFSIFSQWLFLVDDEQLAKRHSNFIRVDGEVGKDKGILSSIFTDLDISIGDLTKSSLPIKINDKIDCQSSSLFVPKAQLKHGSCHMLGFWSLVEIAEKLRRTLPVYHPEALLMNLYSGNWKRAYVSLRHLVEFLTSGHASEKKCSSGKKCHIAPQIPLSNYFEKLTLKDSMDEEFQWSADARLPTSSSQFFVHDTMSSDSNHLFTSSTTSELCGFVEPLEKMYELAALTNIEKLQILAIIDLLTEIQHSSSAYDNLDEPGRRFWVALRFQQLQFCRGFGRSSSVEELVVDTRLMSWAFHSECQETLISSFLPNEPTWKEMQTLGVGFWFTNVAQLRTRVEKLARKQYLRNRDPKDCALLYIALNRLQVLAGLFKISKDEKDKLLVGFLSRNFQEEKNKAAALKNAYVLMGRHQLELAIAFFLLGGDNYSAITVCAKNLGDEQLALIICRLVEGHGGPLQHHLITKFILPAATERGDYWLASLLEWELGNCLQSFLCMVGFQTSSVIDKYAISSNHTAFMDPHIGLHCLKLATKSCMRNAIGEQNAATLSRWATFMAATAFNRSGLPLEALECLSSSSSISGGTDQGSILDVDHTLILRGILKPSASDSLNWLSDSVALHLESCAKLDLALQYFSKLMVEHPSWPDSILGSVQLSTCFRDCEVHQYEELQKNFRDKLYTGLTKFEQKFSVASSHLIKMILVWLCNNGLLFIGYDILLGYASLDHSDESHSVGKLVLYRVLHKPLLKSIEDISLLLSRFIVSCNITCLQPKSFYIDNDVSGEVRSTWSDTQAHYFQGIMRMLWSLRSAMRIICGFLSEDVTARTLVILDLYEFYVHFASAWLQRNLKGLLLMVQPLLITCTNGHIPYEVDMENLKNILYHIAELLASDLSVDDAGSGHGTTKNHPCNLNRETMRSFSEDEKWHIIGACLWQHMSRLMKHKLHLLSINVEDSCFSGASHSKVTSWASSSMNFRSDNSIAEQIVSLSLILSKVLKTTLIHLSSYHIKVFGSFLLLKVENRLPMPTLAWIRESNPSQAEVLYQDASADIMNSKDELSTFDILWDTCADPNLIIEGFAQENINWLQFVNHGSSEDWSGLYKSIREDYETKEVLDQEVRLGNNPSSDEVESSAKGLFKNGRAFLTSWQKDSTIAREVPHFQTAKEIYKRDGELLEALCINSVCERQAAISSNRKGIIFFSWEDGIPFGDQSEYIWSDADWPPNGWAGAESTPVPTCVSPGVGLGSKKGAHLGLGGATLGMGSLARPRRDLTGGGAFGIPGYAGIGASGLGWEVQEDFEEFVDPPATLENISTRAFCSHPSRPFFLVGSSNTHIYLWEFGKDKATATYGVLPAANVPPPYALASISALQFDHCGHRFATAALDGTVCTWQLEVGGRSNIRPTESSLCFNGHASDVAYVTSSGSVVAAAGYSSNGVNVVVWDTLAPPTTSRASIVRHEGGARSISVFDHDIGSGSISPLIVTGGRGGDVGLHDFRYIATGRTKRHRHFDNGDGRSNMPSNMDLQAGVGKKVGDQNQNGMLWYIPKAHLGSVTKISTIPHTSLFLTGSKDGDVKLWDAKAAKLVYHWPKLHERRTFLQPSSRGFGGVVRAAVTDIQVVSHGFLTCGGDGLVKLVQLKDNLFEK, from the exons ATGTCGGAAACAATCTCTTCTTGCCAACACTCAACCTCCACCATCGACCCCGCTGATCATCTCCCTCTTTCTATCCTTAGATCCGACACCATCCCACCAGCGCCAACCCGATCCGGAGCCACTATCGACTGGCTACCGGAATTTGCTGGTTACGCATGGATCGCTTATGGAGCCTCTTCCCTTTTGGTGATTTCTCACTTCCCATCCCCTCTTTCCTCCGACGAATTTCTGATCGGCCCCATTCTCCGGCAAGTTTTCGAGCTCTCCGGCGACCATTCATCTGCTGTCACTGCCGTTTCTTGGTCCCCAGTAACGCCGTCGATAGGAGAGCTTGCTGCTGCGTCAGACAACTGCATCTATGTGTTCTCACATGATTCCGGAAGCTCCAAAG GTTCATTTTGTTGGAGCCAGAATGCAGTGCTTTTACAGTCTACAAAGGTGGAAGCAATCAAATGGACTGGCTCTGGGGACGGGATACTTGCTGGTGGAATCGATGTGATTTTGTGGAGAAGGAGAAACAGGTCATGGGAAATAGCTTGGAAGTTTAAGAGAGATGAGCCTCAAAATCTGGTTTCTGCAACCTGGTCAATTGAGGGACCATCAGCAACTGCTGCCTATCCAAGTAAATTGCATATTAAAGGACCTAGCAGTGCAAGCAAATGTGTGCTAGTATGTTATGGGGACAGCATATCTGAATATGAAAAATTTGAGCTTCGTCATCCTCAGCCTGTCTTTATGCTTCAGTGGAGGCCACTAACAGCAAGACCATCACAAAGAGAtgcaaaatattttccaaggaacATGTTATTAACTTGCTGCCTAGATGGAACGGCAAGGCTATGGACTGAGGTAGACAATGGAAAGGTTAGAAAGTTTGGCAAGGAAAATAATGATCGCAAAACATCTAGGAAATTCTTTTGTGTTGCTGCTGTAATTGAGATTAACCAGGTGTTGAATGGAAATTTGGGCACGGATATATTTTTGAACTGGGCAATAGAAAGCGGGGGTATATATAGAACTGGAGAAGACACTAATCAGATCTTCTCCACTGAAAGGTATGGACATGACAGGGTTGGCAGATGTGAGTGGTTCATTGGGTTTGGTCCAGGAACTGTAATTACTTTTTGGGCCATTCATTGTCTTGATGATGTCTCGCCCATGAGGTTTCCTCGTGTTACACTGTGGAAGAGACAAGAACTGCAGGACCTTGAAGGGGGACATCTTCATGGAGctgatttttcaaaatttaacgaTTCTTTACTTCTTAATAAGGTCATTATCTTGAGGAACTGCTTGTCTGGTCCACCTGAAATATGCTCTTTGGTTCATTTATTACCTTGTAATTCCTTGGTTTGGTCTCTGTTACATACCCAAAGATTTGGTGATATTGAGAACACATTATTTAACAATTCAAGGGTATATAAGTACTTATCATACTCAGCTCGTGGTGTTCTAAATGGGGGACATACTGGAAAAATCTTAGAAGTTGCTATGCATCCTTATATTTATGAACTTGAATTGGCTGCTTCTTTGGACTCTAATGGGTTGGTTCTATTTTGGTCTGTTTCAACCATTTCGAACTGCAATTTGGACTTTTCTACATTTATTCCGACATGGAAACTTTGTGGAAAATTTGTAACTAATGATTCATGTTCCAAGTATACAAGCTTGAAGTGGGCACCTTCTGTGTTGGATGAAGACTGTGTACTTCTTATGGGCCATGTTGGAGGAATAGATTGCTTTCTAGTTAGGATTTCTCAAATTGAAGGAGAAGAAGACATAGTATGTCACTTTATATGCACCATACCTCTAACAGGTCATGGTCCTTATGAGGATGGTGTCCTCAACATCTTTGCAATACCCCTTCCTTCTACCTGTGACAAGACATTTGAGTACAATAAATTTATGCTTTTGGGGGTATGGATGAAAAGCTTTCAAGCTCTATCATGGGAAGTCACTTTACATTCCTATGACTTACCAGCGACTTCCTGTGAATGTAATTTTGATGATCAAAACAGCCCTATGTTCACATGGAAATTTGAAAATACTTTTGCCAATAAAAGATACTGTCTTGGTGTTAACCCTTGCTCCTCTCAGTTTCCAGAGCCTTACTCTCATGACCAGATTACTAGTTTTTCTGTTGTAGGTCCAGGTAATTTGATTCCTATGCATGAAAAACTAGGATTTGACAGAGGTAGTTGCTGCTGTGTTCCTGCCTATATTATGGCTACTGGCTTCTCTGATGGTAGCTTGAAACTGTGGAGAAGTAACTCTTCTAAATTGCGAACTCCTCACTCTCAGATACTATGGGAACTTGTTGGTAAATTTGTTGCACATCAAGGCCCTGTTAATGCTATATGTTTGACTGACTGTGGTCAGAAGATTGCAACTATCTCTGTGGCGAGTAAAATAGATGGCACTAGCATTCTTCATATTTGGGACAGCATAAACCTTATAGGAGCTGGATGTTTTGTGTTAGAGGATATATTATCCATTGATGGAGATGTTGTGGCTTTAAATTGGTTAGCTTTAGGTAATGGTCGGTTATTTCTTGGGGTTTGCACACAGAATAATTTGCAGGTATATGCTCAGAAGTGTTCTGGTGGTCAGACATTGGTGAAGCTTGGAAAATCTTTGAACCTGCACAATTGGACTTGTATTGCAGTTACTCATACTTTCCCTGCTATTCATGACTTGCTTTGGGGCCCGCAGGCTGCAGCTGTTATTGTTCATGATAACTACTTTAGTATTTTTAGTCAGTGGTTGTTCCTTGTAGATGATGAACAACTGGCCAAACGCCATTCAAATTTTATTAGGGTGGATGGTGAAGTTGGAAAAGATAAAGGCATTCTTTCATCTATATTCACTGATTTGGATATCAGTATTGGTGATCTCACGAAATCATCACTTCCCATAAAGATTAATGATAAAATTGATTGCCAATCAAGCAGTTTGTTTGTACCTAAGGCTCAGCTAAAACATGGTTCATGTCACATGCTTGGTTTTTGGAGCCTGGTAGAAATAGCAGAGAAGTTAAGGAGAACTTTACCTGTTTATCATCCTGAGGCTCTCCTTATGAATTTATATTCAG GCAATTGGAAACGTGCATATGTATCTTTGAGGCATCTTGTTGAATTTCTTACTTCTGGTCATGCTTCTGAGAAAAAGTGTAGTTCTGGAAAGAAATGCCATATTGCTCCACAGATTCCTTTGTCGAACTATTTTGAAAAACTTACGTTGAAAGATTCAATGGATGAGGAATTTCAATGGAGTGCTGATGCAAGATTACCTACTTCATCTTCACAGTTTTTTGTGCATGACACCATGTCCAGTGACTCCAATCATTTATTTACTTCATCTACAACATCTGAGCTTTGTGGTTTTGTGGAGCCTCTTGAGAAGATGTATGAGTTAGCAGCTTTAACTAATATTGAGAAGTTGCAAATTCTTGCTATTATAGATCTTCTTACTGAAATTCAGCACTCTTCTTCTGCCTATGACAATCTTGATGAACCTGGCCGAAG GTTTTGGGTTGCTTTAAGGTTTCAACAGTTACAGTTTTGTCGAGGCTTTGGTAGGTCATCATCAGTGGAAGAATTGGTAGTTGACACTAGGCTAATGAGTTGGGCCTTCCACTCTGAGTGTCAGGAAACTTTGATTAGTTCTTTTCTTCCAAATGAACCAACATGGAAAGAAATGCAGACTCTTGGAGTTGGATTTTGGTTTACCAATGTTGCACAACTACGCACAAGG GTGGAGAAATTAGCAAGAAAGCAGTATCTAAGAAACAGAGATCCTAAAGATTGTGCCCTCTTATACATTGCATTGAATAGACTTCAAGTCTTGGCTGGTCTTTTTAAAATCAGTAAAGATGAAAAGGACAAACTCTTGGTGGGATTTCTTTCTCGCAATTTTCAG GAGGAGAAAAATAAAGCAGCTGCTTTAAAAAATGCTTATGTCTTAATGGGAAGACATCAACTGGAGCTAGCTATTGCTTTCTTTCTACTTGGAGGTGATAATTATTCTGCAATCACTGTCTGTGCAAAGAATCTTGGGGATGAACAACTTGCATTAATAATTTGCCGGCTTGTTGAGGGTCATGGTGGGCCATTACAACATCACTTGATCACAAAGTTTATACTTCCAGCTGCAACTGAGAGAGGCGATTACTGGCTTGCAAGCCTGCTTGAG TGGGAGCTGGGCAATTGCTTGCAGTCTTTTCTATGCATGGTTGGTTTCCAAACTAGTTCTGTGATTGACAAATATGCTATTTCATCCAATCACACTGCTTTTATGGACCCCCATATTGGTCTACATTGCCTCAAATTAGCAACCAAAAGTTGCATGAGAAATGCCATAGGGGAGCAAAATGCTGCAACTCTCAGTAGGTGGGCAACTTTTATGGCGGCAACTGCCTTCAACAGAAGTGGGCTTCCT CTTGAAGCTTTAGAGTGCCTCTCATCTTCCTCCAGCATTTCTGGGGGTACGGATCAAGGGAGTATATTAGATGTTGATCATACTCTAATTCTACGCGGAATTTTAAAGCCATCTGCTAGTGATTCCCTTAATTGGTTGTCAGACAGTGTAGCTTTGCATCTGGAGTCCTGTGCTAAATTAGATTTGGCTCTTCAGTATTTCTCAAAGTTGATGGTGGAGCATCCTAGTTGGCCTGACTCTATCTTAGGATCTGTTCAACTGTCTACATGCTTCAGGGATTGTGAGGTTCATCAATACGAAGAATTACAAAAAAATTTTCGAGACAAGTTGTATACAGGACTTACAAAGTTTGAGCAGAAGTTTTCAGTGGCTTCTTCTCACCTAATCAAAATG ATTTTGGTCTGGTTGTGCAATAATGGATTACTGTTTATTGGATATGATATATTACTTGGCTATGCTTCTCTAGATCACTCAGATGAGAGCCATTCTGTTGGCAAATTAGTCCTGTATCGTGTTCTACATAAGCCACTTTTGAAATCTATAGAAGATATTTCCCTTTTACTTTCACGGTTTATTGTCTCCTGTAATATAACTTGCCTACAACCAAAATCATTTTATATTGACAATGATGTGTCTGGTGAAGTTAGATCCACATGGTCCGATACTCAGGCACATTACTTTCAAGGTATCATGCGAATGTTGTGGAGTTTAAGAAGTGCTATGAGGATAATTTGTGGCTTCTTATCTGAGGATGTGACTGCAAGGACCCTTGTTATCCTTGATTTATATGAATTCTATGTACATTTTGCATCTGCTTGGCTTCAGCGAAATTTGAAAGGTCTTTTGTTGATGGTGCAACCGCTCTTGATTACATGCACCAATGGGCATATCCCATATGAAGTAGATATGGAAAATCTCAAGAACATCCTTTACCATATAGCAGAGTTGTTGGCTAGCGATTTGTCTGTGGATGATGCAGGATCAGGGCATGGGACTACAAAAAATCACCCATGTAATTTAAATAGAGAAACAATGCGCTCATTTTCAGAAGATGAGAAATGGCATATTATAGGGGCTTGTTTGTGGCAGCACATGTCCAGATTAATGAAACATAAGCTGCATTTGCTATCCATTAATGTTGAAGATAGTTGCTTCTCTGGAGCATCCCATAGCAAAGTTACTTCCTGGGCATCTAGTTCAATGAATTTTCGATCTGATAACAGCATAGCAGAACAAATTGTATCACTCTCATTGATATTATCTAAGGTACTGAAGACCACACTCATACATCTTTCATCTTATCATATAAAAGTATTCGGCTCATTCCTGCTACTGAAAGTAGAGAATAGATTGCCCATGCCAACTCTTGCATGGATACGAGAATCTAATCCGTCTCAAGCCGAAGTCCTCTATCAGGATGCAAGTGCAGACATAATGAACAGCAAAGATGAATTATCAACTTTTGACATATTATGGGACACCTGTGCTGACCCTAACCTAATAATAGAAGGTTTTGCACAAGAAAATATAAACTGGTTACAATTTGTCAATCATGGATCCTCTGAAGACTGGAGTGGTTTATATAAGAGCATCAGAGAGGACTACGAAACCAAGGAAGTTCTAGATCAGGAAGTGAGGTTAGGAAATAATCCTTCCAGTGATGAAGTTGAATCATCTGCTAAGGGTTTATTTAAGAATGGCCGAGCTTTTCTAACTTCATGGCAGAAGGACTCAACTATTGCCAGGGAGGTGCCACATTTCCAAACTGCTAAAGAAATCTATAAGAGAGACGGAGAGCTGTTGGAG GCACTCTGTATTAACTCTGTCTGCGAAAGGCAAGCTGCAATTTCTAGCAACAGAAAG GGCATAATTTTCTTTAGTTGGGAAGATGGGATTCCTTTTGGAGATCAATCAGAATATATCTGGTCTGATGCTGATTGGCCACCAAATGGTTGGGCAGGTGCTGAATCAACTCCAGTTCCAACTTGTGTTTCTCCTGGTGTTGGtcttgggagcaagaaaggggcACACCTTGGGTTGGGTGGGGCAACCCTTGGCATGGGTTCTTTAGCAAGACCAAGGAGAGACTTGACAGGCGGTGGAGCATTTGGTATTCCAGGTTATGCTGGTATTGGTGCCTCTGGCTTAGGTTGGGAAGTACAGGAGGATTTTGAGGAGTTTGTTGACCCACCAGCTACCTTGGAAAATATAAGTACAAGGGCTTTCTGTAGTCACCCCTCAAGACCCTTTTTTCTGGTTGGATCCAGCAATACTCACATTTACTTGTGGGAG TTTGGTAAGGACAAAGCCACTGCAACTTATGGTGTGCTCCCTGCTGCAAATGTTCCTCCGCCATATGCCCTTGCATCAATATCAGCTTTGCAGTTTGATCACTGTGGACACAGGTTTGCTACAGCTGCATTAGATGGAACTGTATGCACATGGCAGCTTGAGGTTGGAGGAAGAAGCAACATCCGCCCAACAGAATCATCTCTCTGCTTTAATGGCCATGCATC GGATGTTGCATATGTTACCTCAAGTGGATCAGTTGTTGCTGCTGCTGGATATAGCTCCAATGGTGTTAATGTAGTTGTCTGGGATACGTTGGCTCCTCCCACAACTTCACGAGCTTCAATTGTTCGTCATGAAG GTGGTGCTCGCTCCATTTCAGTGTTTGATCACGACATTGGAAGTGGTTCCATATCTCCCCTTATTGTAACTGGTGGTAGAGGTGGTGATGTTGGACTTCATGACTTTCGGTACATAGCAACTGGAAGGACTAAAAGGCATAGGCATTTTGATAATGGTGATGGAAGAAGCAATATGCCTTCTAATATGGACTTGCAAGCAGGGGTTGGTAAGAAAGTAGGTGACCAGAATCAGAACGGGATGCTTTGGTACATACCAAAGGCTCACTTGG GAAGTGTCACCAAAATATCCACCATCCCTCATACCAGCTTATTCTTAACTGGAAGCAAAGATGGAGATGTTAAACTTTGGGATGCCAAAGCGGCCAAACTGGTTTATCATTGGCCCAAGTTGCATGAAAGGCGCACCTTTTTGCAACCGAGCTCACGTGGTTTTGGCGGAGTTGTTAGG GCTGCAGTAACAGACATACAAGTTGTTTCTCATGGTTTTCTTACTTGTGGTGGAGATGGCTTGGTAAAGTTGGTTCAGCTTAAAGATAACCTGTTTGAGAAATAA